In Chitinophagaceae bacterium, the DNA window ATAATTCCGCGTAAGCTAGTTGCCAAAGCAGATAATTACTGAGTCGTTGTTCACCACTTGTGCGGATCATCAGTTCGGGATCAGGGAATGCAGCTGTTTCCAGGAAACCTGTAACTACAGCTTCATTAATTGACCTCGGATCCAACTGATCCGCTTTTACTGCTGATGCTATCTTCCGGATAGCTTCAGTCAATTCCCACCTTGAACTGTAATTGAGTGCCAGAATCAGTGTGAGCCCGCTATTGTTTTTCGTTTCCTCCATGGCTTCCAGCAACTCCTGATGACACTTGGCCGGAAGTGATGCAATATCGCCAATGGAGCGTAGCCGGATGTTGTTTTCCATCAGCGTGCTCATTTCATTGCGAATAGTTGCCACTAAAAGCTCCATCAGGGCG includes these proteins:
- a CDS encoding isoprenyl transferase, with the translated sequence MSLIEQIDKSRLPEHIAIIMDGNGRWARLHGENRIFGHQNGVSAVRATSEACAELGVKYLTLYAFSTENWARPQYEVDALMELLVATIRNEMSTLMENNIRLRSIGDIASLPAKCHQELLEAMEETKNNSGLTLILALNYSSRWELTEAIRKIASAVKADQLDPRSINEAVVTGFLETAAFPDPELMIRTSGEQRLSNYLLWQLAYAELFFTPVLWPDFDKETLYQAILDFQKRERRFGRTSEQVNVK